A portion of the Clostridiales bacterium genome contains these proteins:
- the cdaA gene encoding diadenylate cyclase CdaA, whose amino-acid sequence MGDTSLTFSGTLSLLKHINFINIIDILIVSYILYKVFMLIRETRAETLIKGLILIIVIMQVSQFVGLYMLYKLINGSIQIGLTALIIIFQPELRRALEHLGRSRFYSKPLIITDEEVENITSEIVEASVNLSSSRTGALIVIEQETGLNDYIETGVKLDALLTSQLLENIFVVNTPLHDGAVIIRNNRIVAAACFLPLTQNYDINRKLGTRHRAALGISENSDAIVIVVSEETGNISLAINGKLSRNYNSERLKDILTRIIKHRMSKKTTIWKRVVSWVKQKI is encoded by the coding sequence ATGGGAGATACATCGTTGACTTTTTCAGGTACGCTCAGCCTGCTTAAACATATAAATTTTATCAATATTATAGATATACTTATTGTAAGTTATATATTATACAAGGTTTTCATGCTCATAAGGGAAACCAGGGCGGAAACGCTTATAAAGGGACTCATACTTATAATCGTTATAATGCAGGTAAGCCAGTTTGTAGGCTTGTATATGCTGTACAAGTTGATAAACGGCTCCATTCAGATAGGTTTAACAGCACTTATTATAATATTTCAGCCGGAATTAAGACGTGCCCTGGAGCACCTCGGGAGGAGCAGATTTTATTCAAAACCATTGATCATCACAGATGAAGAGGTGGAAAATATTACATCCGAAATAGTCGAGGCATCGGTCAATCTATCTTCATCGAGGACAGGAGCTCTGATAGTTATAGAGCAGGAAACGGGGCTTAACGACTACATTGAAACAGGAGTTAAATTGGACGCGCTTCTTACATCACAGCTCCTCGAAAATATATTTGTTGTCAATACGCCCCTCCATGACGGAGCGGTGATTATAAGAAATAACAGGATTGTGGCAGCCGCTTGTTTTCTGCCTCTCACTCAAAATTATGATATAAACAGGAAACTTGGCACAAGGCACAGGGCGGCGTTAGGTATATCGGAAAACTCCGATGCAATAGTCATTGTCGTATCGGAAGAGACCGGCAATATTTCCCTTGCCATAAACGGCAAACTTTCAAGAAATTATAACTCTGAAAGGTTGAAGGATATATTGACAAGGATTATCAAACACAGAATGTCTAAGAAGACTACTATTTGGAAGAGGGTGGTTTCATGGGTAAAGCAAAAGATATAA